From Asterias rubens chromosome 3, eAstRub1.3, whole genome shotgun sequence, the proteins below share one genomic window:
- the LOC117287830 gene encoding zinc finger E-box-binding homeobox 1-like isoform X2, translated as MADTIRCTRRKQANPRRKKDLRCQSTGDIDDDLASSCSPDELSDNTDSPSPISHSNYHGNSDGIESDLGDQSFSEDDQDITERVERRSPLGKIGKDPENRVNLEEYLNRSDTAVIYPEPVEDIDNDSTAGNDCEDGKPVDCPYCDRSYKRITSLKEHIKYRHEKTISNFSCPECNYCFAYKSQLERHMATHMPGRNQVCDICNKAFVNIYRLQRHMLTHSSGNRKFKCSECGKAFKYKHHLKEHLRIHSGEKPYECPICRKRFSHSGSYSSHISSKKCSPMKENPVLVSRIPAPVKVMNGSLSPVIQHPVSIQNTTVEEDAKSILPESKMPSYMTQLHIKIPGSDNMKESEKKEDSSSEPLTTPPNEAVKKVLQIVDATVSKLKMQGQNTDISKLTKVSKSAAVPTQAPLSAPLPAPAAPLVTPTAPLPSPPPPPSPSAGNESPKLLSPTPSTTSSLASLASPSSPEKVVLPEISKERLSSTQNVIFPVNGAKPNKIYSIVDYTLRKVHEAQAIAKCLESQRGYGCMPCLDNKGTGCKYCGRDFESPIELHQHERYLCELNEDVQKVKGYNSNLTKYYEYQREVLANMDQARERTPSSDSEMNDTLSNTMSETESLASPLYSVHSSKECNGNLPSKENDNSTISEINKNDLDVISEAQEHALRAFYAMHARPSEDGLEKISSALTLQATLVDLWFKRTRKLEEEGCDPSLKSLGLMKKNCINNNLLRSQSPAKQIHVNSNTDVFETVSNASRSRVTSPEQLYSPRASSSPRSTGTIEAYANDKLEQLELSRRQNGLMNLSLRDQEEGSNSNSPVIESSKPSPRQISVNDAPLDLSMPKHRNLPLSSMSPKLVYGYNYPPLYTTAGSYIFQSYNPDGSRANLCLENTLKAHSHCPNGNLVLKRPFVEPYFAYVPMPNGYPPKRMKYPEGMEFVNRASYPTSPLTEAYASAMMKGAGFPPITPLQVETPQTPTYRHHLMNNNGIHSNGISDLAMAVEDSLGELSPNRDRRRRDRPLRTSAGLYSCTQCPKTFQKHSSLLRHVYEHSGKRPHECKECGKAFKHKHHLMEHARLHSGEKPYQCDKCLKKFSHSGSYSQHMNHRYSYCRKEDNLNRGMSKGGMDEDEEMMEDGELERCKQSGIGYKDGLISASPLA; from the exons ATCTGCGGTGTCAAAGTACAG GGGATATTGACGATGATCTAGCAAGTTCCTGCAGCCCTGATGAACTAAGCGACAACACTGATAGCCCCTCCCCAATTAGCCATTCAAATTACCACGGCAACAGCGATGGCATAGAAAGTGATCTCGGTGACCAGAGTTTCAGCGAGGACGACCAGGACATAACAGAGCGAGTAGAAAGGCGCAGCCCACTCGGCAAGATTGGCAAGGATCCAGAGAATAGGGTCAACTTGGAGGAATATCTGAACCGAAGTGATACTGCAGTGATTTACCCCGAGCCAGTGGAAGACATTGATAATGATAGTACTG CTGGAAATGACTGTGAGGATGGTAAACCTGTAGACTGCCCATACTGCGATCGTTCCTACAAACGCATCACATCCCTCAAAGAGCACATTAAGTACCGTCACGAGAAAACCATCAGCAACTTCTCCTGTCCCGAGTGTAACTACTGTTTTGCATACAAATCGCAACTCGAGCGGCACATGGCAACACACATGCCAGGCCGTAACCAGGTCTGTGACATCTGCAACAAAGCCTTTGTCAACATCTACCGACTACAGCGACACATGTTGACCCACTCATCAGGCAATCGTAAGTTTAAGTGCAGCGAATGCGGGAAGGCATTCAAGTACAAGCACCACCTTAAGGAGCACCTTCGAATACACAGTGGGGAGAAACCTTATGAGTGTCCAATCTGCAGGAAAAGATTTTCCCATTCGGGATCATACAGCTCCCACATTAGCAGTAAGAAGTGTTCTCCGATGAAAGAGAATCCTGTGCTCGTTTCACGCATACCAGCTCCTGTAAAGGTTATGAATGGCAGCTTGTCCCCTGTAATACAGCATCCCGTCTCAATCCAAAATACCACTGTTGAGGAAGACGCCAAATCAATATTGCCAGAGAGTAAGATGCCTTCCTATATGACCCAACTACACATTAAGATACCAGGCTCAGATAACATGAAAGAGAGTGAGAAGAAAGAGGATTCCAGCTCAGAGCCTCTTACTACTCCACCAAATGAGGCCGTCAAAAAAGTATTGCAGATAGTAGATGCAACTGTCAGTAAGTTGAAGATGCAGGGGCAGAATACTGATATTTCTAAACTCACAAAGGTTTCAAAATCAGCTGCAGTTCCTACTCAAGCTCCACTTTCTGCCCCTCTTCCAGCCCCAGCAGCACCCCTTGTCACCCCAACAGCACCTCTaccatcaccaccaccaccccCATCTCCATCTGCTGGCAATGAATCTCCCAAACTCCTCAGCCCAACACCATCAACGACATCATCACTGGCAAGTTTGGCTTCCCCATCAAGTCCAGAGAAAGTGGTCCTGCCAGAGATATCCAAGGAGAGGTTATCTTCCACACAGAATGTCATTTTTCCAGTAAACGGGGCCAAGCCAAACAAAATCTATAGCATTGTAGACTATACCCTACGCAAAGTCCATGAAGCTCAAGCTATTGCTAAATGTTTAGAATCTCAGCGCGGATACGGCTGTATGCCATGTTTAGACAACAAGGGTACTGGTTGTAAGTACTGTGGCCGGGACTTTGAAAGCCCAATTGAACTCCACCAGCATGAGAGGTATTTATGCGAGCTAAATGAAGATGTACAGAAAGTCAAGGGTTATAATTCAAACCTGACCAAGTATTACGAGTACCAGAGAGAGGTCCTTGCTAATATGGATCAAGCTAGAGAGCGAACACCTTCAAGTGACTCAGAAATGAATGATACATTAAGCAATACTATGAGCGAGACTGAAAGTCTTGCCTCACCTCTCTATTCGGTCCATAGTTCCAAGGAATGCAATGGCAATCTTCCTTCTAAAGAAAACGACAACTCTACAATTTCTGAAATAAATAAGAATGACTTGGATGTAATATCCGAGGCCCAGGAACATGCCCTAAGGGCTTTTTACGCTATGCATGCTCGCCCATCAGAGGATGGACTAGAGAAAATATCTTCGGCTTTGACTCTGCAAGCCACCCTTGTAGATCTGTGGTTCAAGCGGACACGAAAATTAGAAGAAGAGGGATGTGATCCTTCTCTGAAGAGCTTAGGTCTGATGAAGAAAAACTGTATCAACAACAACCTGCTGCGCTCACAGTCACCAGCGAAGCAAATTCATGTAAATAGCAATACTGATGTCTTTGAAACAGTTTCAAATGCAAGCCGTTCAAGAGTCACTTCACCAGAGCAATTATACAGCCCAAGAGCTTCTTCATCACCTAGAAGCACTGGAACAATAGAGGCATACGCAAATGACAAGTTAGAACAACTCGAATTATCTCGCCGCCAAAATGGTCTGATGAATCTCAGCCTAAGGGATCAGGAGGAGGGCTCCAACTCCAATTCTCCAGTCATTGAATCTTCCAAGCCATCACCAAGGCAAATCTCTGTCAATGATGCCCCACTGGATCTATCCATGCCTAAACACAGGAATCTTCCCTTGTCTTCCATGTCTCCTAAGCTTGTATATGGCTACAACTATCCACCACTTTATACAACAGCCGGTAGCTACATCTTCCAGTCCTACAATCCAGACGGTTCACGTGCAAACCTCTGTCTGGAAAATACTCTGAAAGCCCATTCCCATTGTCCAAATGGCAACCTGGTACTGAAGCGACCATTTGTTGAGCCCTACTTTGCCTACGTTCCAATGCCCAATGGTTATCCACCTAAGAGGATGAAGTACCCTGAAGGAATGGAGTTTGTTAACCGAGCTTCTTACCCGACGAGTCCCTTGACGGAGGCGTATGCATCGGCAATGATGAAAGGTGCTGGATTCCCACCAATCACTCCTCTACAAGTAGAGACACCACAAACACCAACCTATCGACATCATCTCATGAACAACAATGGCATCCATAGTAATG GTATCAGTGACCTTGCAATGGCAGTGGAGGATTCACTGGGTGAACTCTCCCCAAACCGCGACCGCAGGAGACGAGATCGTCCTCTACGTACCTCTGCTGGACTCTACTCATGCACCCAGTGCCCCAAGACATTCCAGAAGCACAGCTCCCTGCtcagacacgtgtacgagcactcag GTAAGCGTCCACACGAGTGTAAGGAGTGCGGCAAGGCCTTTAAGCACAAGCACCACCTCATGGAGCACGCGCGTCTTCATAGTGGTGAGAAGCCATACCAGTGTGACAAGTGCCTTAAGAAGTTCTCTCACTCCGGCTCCTACAGCCAGCACATGAACCATCGCTACAGCTACTGCCGTAAAGAGGACAATCTCAACAGGGGGATGAGCAAAGGTGGTATGGATGAAGATGAGGAGATGATGGAAGATGGAGAACTTGAAAGATGTAAGCAGAGTGGGATAGGGTACAAGGATGGTCTCATTTCAGCATCACCACTTGCTTGA
- the LOC117287830 gene encoding zinc finger E-box-binding homeobox 1-like isoform X1 yields MADTIRCTRRKQANPRRKKDLRCQSTGDIDDDLASSCSPDELSDNTDSPSPISHSNYHGNSDGIESDLGDQSFSEDDQDITERVERRSPLGKIGKDPENRVNLEEYLNRSDTAVIYPEPVEDIDNDSTAGNDCEDGKPVDCPYCDRSYKRITSLKEHIKYRHEKTISNFSCPECNYCFAYKSQLERHMATHMPGRNQVCDICNKAFVNIYRLQRHMLTHSSGNRKFKCSECGKAFKYKHHLKEHLRIHSGEKPYECPICRKRFSHSGSYSSHISSKKCSPMKENPVLVSRIPAPVKVMNGSLSPVIQHPVSIQNTTVEEDAKSILPESKMPSYMTQLHIKIPGSDNMKESEKKEDSSSEPLTTPPNEAVKKVLQIVDATVSKLKMQGQNTDISKLTKVSKSAAVPTQAPLSAPLPAPAAPLVTPTAPLPSPPPPPSPSAGNESPKLLSPTPSTTSSLASLASPSSPEKVVLPEISKERLSSTQNVIFPVNGAKPNKIYSIVDYTLRKVHEAQAIAKCLESQRGYGCMPCLDNKGTGCKYCGRDFESPIELHQHERYLCELNEDVQKVKGYNSNLTKYYEYQREVLANMDQARERTPSSDSEMNDTLSNTMSETESLASPLYSVHSSKECNGNLPSKENDNSTISEINKNDLDVISEAQEHALRAFYAMHARPSEDGLEKISSALTLQATLVDLWFKRTRKLEEEGCDPSLKSLGLMKKNCINNNLLRSQSPAKQIHVNSNTDVFETVSNASRSRVTSPEQLYSPRASSSPRSTGTIEAYANDKLEQLELSRRQNGLMNLSLRDQEEGSNSNSPVIESSKPSPRQISVNDAPLDLSMPKHRNLPLSSMSPKLVYGYNYPPLYTTAGSYIFQSYNPDGSRANLCLENTLKAHSHCPNGNLVLKRPFVEPYFAYVPMPNGYPPKRMKYPEGMEFVNRASYPTSPLTEAYASAMMKGAGFPPITPLQVETPQTPTYRHHLMNNNGIHSNGISDLAMAVEDSLGELSPNRDRRRRDRPLRTSAGLYSCTQCPKTFQKHSSLLRHVYEHSGEPKSKRPHECKECGKAFKHKHHLMEHARLHSGEKPYQCDKCLKKFSHSGSYSQHMNHRYSYCRKEDNLNRGMSKGGMDEDEEMMEDGELERCKQSGIGYKDGLISASPLA; encoded by the exons ATCTGCGGTGTCAAAGTACAG GGGATATTGACGATGATCTAGCAAGTTCCTGCAGCCCTGATGAACTAAGCGACAACACTGATAGCCCCTCCCCAATTAGCCATTCAAATTACCACGGCAACAGCGATGGCATAGAAAGTGATCTCGGTGACCAGAGTTTCAGCGAGGACGACCAGGACATAACAGAGCGAGTAGAAAGGCGCAGCCCACTCGGCAAGATTGGCAAGGATCCAGAGAATAGGGTCAACTTGGAGGAATATCTGAACCGAAGTGATACTGCAGTGATTTACCCCGAGCCAGTGGAAGACATTGATAATGATAGTACTG CTGGAAATGACTGTGAGGATGGTAAACCTGTAGACTGCCCATACTGCGATCGTTCCTACAAACGCATCACATCCCTCAAAGAGCACATTAAGTACCGTCACGAGAAAACCATCAGCAACTTCTCCTGTCCCGAGTGTAACTACTGTTTTGCATACAAATCGCAACTCGAGCGGCACATGGCAACACACATGCCAGGCCGTAACCAGGTCTGTGACATCTGCAACAAAGCCTTTGTCAACATCTACCGACTACAGCGACACATGTTGACCCACTCATCAGGCAATCGTAAGTTTAAGTGCAGCGAATGCGGGAAGGCATTCAAGTACAAGCACCACCTTAAGGAGCACCTTCGAATACACAGTGGGGAGAAACCTTATGAGTGTCCAATCTGCAGGAAAAGATTTTCCCATTCGGGATCATACAGCTCCCACATTAGCAGTAAGAAGTGTTCTCCGATGAAAGAGAATCCTGTGCTCGTTTCACGCATACCAGCTCCTGTAAAGGTTATGAATGGCAGCTTGTCCCCTGTAATACAGCATCCCGTCTCAATCCAAAATACCACTGTTGAGGAAGACGCCAAATCAATATTGCCAGAGAGTAAGATGCCTTCCTATATGACCCAACTACACATTAAGATACCAGGCTCAGATAACATGAAAGAGAGTGAGAAGAAAGAGGATTCCAGCTCAGAGCCTCTTACTACTCCACCAAATGAGGCCGTCAAAAAAGTATTGCAGATAGTAGATGCAACTGTCAGTAAGTTGAAGATGCAGGGGCAGAATACTGATATTTCTAAACTCACAAAGGTTTCAAAATCAGCTGCAGTTCCTACTCAAGCTCCACTTTCTGCCCCTCTTCCAGCCCCAGCAGCACCCCTTGTCACCCCAACAGCACCTCTaccatcaccaccaccaccccCATCTCCATCTGCTGGCAATGAATCTCCCAAACTCCTCAGCCCAACACCATCAACGACATCATCACTGGCAAGTTTGGCTTCCCCATCAAGTCCAGAGAAAGTGGTCCTGCCAGAGATATCCAAGGAGAGGTTATCTTCCACACAGAATGTCATTTTTCCAGTAAACGGGGCCAAGCCAAACAAAATCTATAGCATTGTAGACTATACCCTACGCAAAGTCCATGAAGCTCAAGCTATTGCTAAATGTTTAGAATCTCAGCGCGGATACGGCTGTATGCCATGTTTAGACAACAAGGGTACTGGTTGTAAGTACTGTGGCCGGGACTTTGAAAGCCCAATTGAACTCCACCAGCATGAGAGGTATTTATGCGAGCTAAATGAAGATGTACAGAAAGTCAAGGGTTATAATTCAAACCTGACCAAGTATTACGAGTACCAGAGAGAGGTCCTTGCTAATATGGATCAAGCTAGAGAGCGAACACCTTCAAGTGACTCAGAAATGAATGATACATTAAGCAATACTATGAGCGAGACTGAAAGTCTTGCCTCACCTCTCTATTCGGTCCATAGTTCCAAGGAATGCAATGGCAATCTTCCTTCTAAAGAAAACGACAACTCTACAATTTCTGAAATAAATAAGAATGACTTGGATGTAATATCCGAGGCCCAGGAACATGCCCTAAGGGCTTTTTACGCTATGCATGCTCGCCCATCAGAGGATGGACTAGAGAAAATATCTTCGGCTTTGACTCTGCAAGCCACCCTTGTAGATCTGTGGTTCAAGCGGACACGAAAATTAGAAGAAGAGGGATGTGATCCTTCTCTGAAGAGCTTAGGTCTGATGAAGAAAAACTGTATCAACAACAACCTGCTGCGCTCACAGTCACCAGCGAAGCAAATTCATGTAAATAGCAATACTGATGTCTTTGAAACAGTTTCAAATGCAAGCCGTTCAAGAGTCACTTCACCAGAGCAATTATACAGCCCAAGAGCTTCTTCATCACCTAGAAGCACTGGAACAATAGAGGCATACGCAAATGACAAGTTAGAACAACTCGAATTATCTCGCCGCCAAAATGGTCTGATGAATCTCAGCCTAAGGGATCAGGAGGAGGGCTCCAACTCCAATTCTCCAGTCATTGAATCTTCCAAGCCATCACCAAGGCAAATCTCTGTCAATGATGCCCCACTGGATCTATCCATGCCTAAACACAGGAATCTTCCCTTGTCTTCCATGTCTCCTAAGCTTGTATATGGCTACAACTATCCACCACTTTATACAACAGCCGGTAGCTACATCTTCCAGTCCTACAATCCAGACGGTTCACGTGCAAACCTCTGTCTGGAAAATACTCTGAAAGCCCATTCCCATTGTCCAAATGGCAACCTGGTACTGAAGCGACCATTTGTTGAGCCCTACTTTGCCTACGTTCCAATGCCCAATGGTTATCCACCTAAGAGGATGAAGTACCCTGAAGGAATGGAGTTTGTTAACCGAGCTTCTTACCCGACGAGTCCCTTGACGGAGGCGTATGCATCGGCAATGATGAAAGGTGCTGGATTCCCACCAATCACTCCTCTACAAGTAGAGACACCACAAACACCAACCTATCGACATCATCTCATGAACAACAATGGCATCCATAGTAATG GTATCAGTGACCTTGCAATGGCAGTGGAGGATTCACTGGGTGAACTCTCCCCAAACCGCGACCGCAGGAGACGAGATCGTCCTCTACGTACCTCTGCTGGACTCTACTCATGCACCCAGTGCCCCAAGACATTCCAGAAGCACAGCTCCCTGCtcagacacgtgtacgagcactcagGTGAGCCAAAAA GTAAGCGTCCACACGAGTGTAAGGAGTGCGGCAAGGCCTTTAAGCACAAGCACCACCTCATGGAGCACGCGCGTCTTCATAGTGGTGAGAAGCCATACCAGTGTGACAAGTGCCTTAAGAAGTTCTCTCACTCCGGCTCCTACAGCCAGCACATGAACCATCGCTACAGCTACTGCCGTAAAGAGGACAATCTCAACAGGGGGATGAGCAAAGGTGGTATGGATGAAGATGAGGAGATGATGGAAGATGGAGAACTTGAAAGATGTAAGCAGAGTGGGATAGGGTACAAGGATGGTCTCATTTCAGCATCACCACTTGCTTGA
- the LOC117287830 gene encoding zinc finger E-box-binding homeobox 1-like isoform X3, with the protein MHFPSVIMLGDIDDDLASSCSPDELSDNTDSPSPISHSNYHGNSDGIESDLGDQSFSEDDQDITERVERRSPLGKIGKDPENRVNLEEYLNRSDTAVIYPEPVEDIDNDSTAGNDCEDGKPVDCPYCDRSYKRITSLKEHIKYRHEKTISNFSCPECNYCFAYKSQLERHMATHMPGRNQVCDICNKAFVNIYRLQRHMLTHSSGNRKFKCSECGKAFKYKHHLKEHLRIHSGEKPYECPICRKRFSHSGSYSSHISSKKCSPMKENPVLVSRIPAPVKVMNGSLSPVIQHPVSIQNTTVEEDAKSILPESKMPSYMTQLHIKIPGSDNMKESEKKEDSSSEPLTTPPNEAVKKVLQIVDATVSKLKMQGQNTDISKLTKVSKSAAVPTQAPLSAPLPAPAAPLVTPTAPLPSPPPPPSPSAGNESPKLLSPTPSTTSSLASLASPSSPEKVVLPEISKERLSSTQNVIFPVNGAKPNKIYSIVDYTLRKVHEAQAIAKCLESQRGYGCMPCLDNKGTGCKYCGRDFESPIELHQHERYLCELNEDVQKVKGYNSNLTKYYEYQREVLANMDQARERTPSSDSEMNDTLSNTMSETESLASPLYSVHSSKECNGNLPSKENDNSTISEINKNDLDVISEAQEHALRAFYAMHARPSEDGLEKISSALTLQATLVDLWFKRTRKLEEEGCDPSLKSLGLMKKNCINNNLLRSQSPAKQIHVNSNTDVFETVSNASRSRVTSPEQLYSPRASSSPRSTGTIEAYANDKLEQLELSRRQNGLMNLSLRDQEEGSNSNSPVIESSKPSPRQISVNDAPLDLSMPKHRNLPLSSMSPKLVYGYNYPPLYTTAGSYIFQSYNPDGSRANLCLENTLKAHSHCPNGNLVLKRPFVEPYFAYVPMPNGYPPKRMKYPEGMEFVNRASYPTSPLTEAYASAMMKGAGFPPITPLQVETPQTPTYRHHLMNNNGIHSNGISDLAMAVEDSLGELSPNRDRRRRDRPLRTSAGLYSCTQCPKTFQKHSSLLRHVYEHSGEPKSKRPHECKECGKAFKHKHHLMEHARLHSGEKPYQCDKCLKKFSHSGSYSQHMNHRYSYCRKEDNLNRGMSKGGMDEDEEMMEDGELERCKQSGIGYKDGLISASPLA; encoded by the exons ATGCACTTTCCTTCGGTTATAATGCTTG GGGATATTGACGATGATCTAGCAAGTTCCTGCAGCCCTGATGAACTAAGCGACAACACTGATAGCCCCTCCCCAATTAGCCATTCAAATTACCACGGCAACAGCGATGGCATAGAAAGTGATCTCGGTGACCAGAGTTTCAGCGAGGACGACCAGGACATAACAGAGCGAGTAGAAAGGCGCAGCCCACTCGGCAAGATTGGCAAGGATCCAGAGAATAGGGTCAACTTGGAGGAATATCTGAACCGAAGTGATACTGCAGTGATTTACCCCGAGCCAGTGGAAGACATTGATAATGATAGTACTG CTGGAAATGACTGTGAGGATGGTAAACCTGTAGACTGCCCATACTGCGATCGTTCCTACAAACGCATCACATCCCTCAAAGAGCACATTAAGTACCGTCACGAGAAAACCATCAGCAACTTCTCCTGTCCCGAGTGTAACTACTGTTTTGCATACAAATCGCAACTCGAGCGGCACATGGCAACACACATGCCAGGCCGTAACCAGGTCTGTGACATCTGCAACAAAGCCTTTGTCAACATCTACCGACTACAGCGACACATGTTGACCCACTCATCAGGCAATCGTAAGTTTAAGTGCAGCGAATGCGGGAAGGCATTCAAGTACAAGCACCACCTTAAGGAGCACCTTCGAATACACAGTGGGGAGAAACCTTATGAGTGTCCAATCTGCAGGAAAAGATTTTCCCATTCGGGATCATACAGCTCCCACATTAGCAGTAAGAAGTGTTCTCCGATGAAAGAGAATCCTGTGCTCGTTTCACGCATACCAGCTCCTGTAAAGGTTATGAATGGCAGCTTGTCCCCTGTAATACAGCATCCCGTCTCAATCCAAAATACCACTGTTGAGGAAGACGCCAAATCAATATTGCCAGAGAGTAAGATGCCTTCCTATATGACCCAACTACACATTAAGATACCAGGCTCAGATAACATGAAAGAGAGTGAGAAGAAAGAGGATTCCAGCTCAGAGCCTCTTACTACTCCACCAAATGAGGCCGTCAAAAAAGTATTGCAGATAGTAGATGCAACTGTCAGTAAGTTGAAGATGCAGGGGCAGAATACTGATATTTCTAAACTCACAAAGGTTTCAAAATCAGCTGCAGTTCCTACTCAAGCTCCACTTTCTGCCCCTCTTCCAGCCCCAGCAGCACCCCTTGTCACCCCAACAGCACCTCTaccatcaccaccaccaccccCATCTCCATCTGCTGGCAATGAATCTCCCAAACTCCTCAGCCCAACACCATCAACGACATCATCACTGGCAAGTTTGGCTTCCCCATCAAGTCCAGAGAAAGTGGTCCTGCCAGAGATATCCAAGGAGAGGTTATCTTCCACACAGAATGTCATTTTTCCAGTAAACGGGGCCAAGCCAAACAAAATCTATAGCATTGTAGACTATACCCTACGCAAAGTCCATGAAGCTCAAGCTATTGCTAAATGTTTAGAATCTCAGCGCGGATACGGCTGTATGCCATGTTTAGACAACAAGGGTACTGGTTGTAAGTACTGTGGCCGGGACTTTGAAAGCCCAATTGAACTCCACCAGCATGAGAGGTATTTATGCGAGCTAAATGAAGATGTACAGAAAGTCAAGGGTTATAATTCAAACCTGACCAAGTATTACGAGTACCAGAGAGAGGTCCTTGCTAATATGGATCAAGCTAGAGAGCGAACACCTTCAAGTGACTCAGAAATGAATGATACATTAAGCAATACTATGAGCGAGACTGAAAGTCTTGCCTCACCTCTCTATTCGGTCCATAGTTCCAAGGAATGCAATGGCAATCTTCCTTCTAAAGAAAACGACAACTCTACAATTTCTGAAATAAATAAGAATGACTTGGATGTAATATCCGAGGCCCAGGAACATGCCCTAAGGGCTTTTTACGCTATGCATGCTCGCCCATCAGAGGATGGACTAGAGAAAATATCTTCGGCTTTGACTCTGCAAGCCACCCTTGTAGATCTGTGGTTCAAGCGGACACGAAAATTAGAAGAAGAGGGATGTGATCCTTCTCTGAAGAGCTTAGGTCTGATGAAGAAAAACTGTATCAACAACAACCTGCTGCGCTCACAGTCACCAGCGAAGCAAATTCATGTAAATAGCAATACTGATGTCTTTGAAACAGTTTCAAATGCAAGCCGTTCAAGAGTCACTTCACCAGAGCAATTATACAGCCCAAGAGCTTCTTCATCACCTAGAAGCACTGGAACAATAGAGGCATACGCAAATGACAAGTTAGAACAACTCGAATTATCTCGCCGCCAAAATGGTCTGATGAATCTCAGCCTAAGGGATCAGGAGGAGGGCTCCAACTCCAATTCTCCAGTCATTGAATCTTCCAAGCCATCACCAAGGCAAATCTCTGTCAATGATGCCCCACTGGATCTATCCATGCCTAAACACAGGAATCTTCCCTTGTCTTCCATGTCTCCTAAGCTTGTATATGGCTACAACTATCCACCACTTTATACAACAGCCGGTAGCTACATCTTCCAGTCCTACAATCCAGACGGTTCACGTGCAAACCTCTGTCTGGAAAATACTCTGAAAGCCCATTCCCATTGTCCAAATGGCAACCTGGTACTGAAGCGACCATTTGTTGAGCCCTACTTTGCCTACGTTCCAATGCCCAATGGTTATCCACCTAAGAGGATGAAGTACCCTGAAGGAATGGAGTTTGTTAACCGAGCTTCTTACCCGACGAGTCCCTTGACGGAGGCGTATGCATCGGCAATGATGAAAGGTGCTGGATTCCCACCAATCACTCCTCTACAAGTAGAGACACCACAAACACCAACCTATCGACATCATCTCATGAACAACAATGGCATCCATAGTAATG GTATCAGTGACCTTGCAATGGCAGTGGAGGATTCACTGGGTGAACTCTCCCCAAACCGCGACCGCAGGAGACGAGATCGTCCTCTACGTACCTCTGCTGGACTCTACTCATGCACCCAGTGCCCCAAGACATTCCAGAAGCACAGCTCCCTGCtcagacacgtgtacgagcactcagGTGAGCCAAAAA GTAAGCGTCCACACGAGTGTAAGGAGTGCGGCAAGGCCTTTAAGCACAAGCACCACCTCATGGAGCACGCGCGTCTTCATAGTGGTGAGAAGCCATACCAGTGTGACAAGTGCCTTAAGAAGTTCTCTCACTCCGGCTCCTACAGCCAGCACATGAACCATCGCTACAGCTACTGCCGTAAAGAGGACAATCTCAACAGGGGGATGAGCAAAGGTGGTATGGATGAAGATGAGGAGATGATGGAAGATGGAGAACTTGAAAGATGTAAGCAGAGTGGGATAGGGTACAAGGATGGTCTCATTTCAGCATCACCACTTGCTTGA